The following are from one region of the Geoalkalibacter subterraneus genome:
- a CDS encoding acetate kinase, producing MDILALNCGSSSVKYQLFDWKRGEVIAKGMVERVTVGDSFIVHEVPGRETYREEYECPSHETAIHLIIKILADAEHGVVKEIDEISAVGHRVVHGGEKFTRSVMIDDEVLAGIREVQHLAPLHNPPNIAGIEAARSVLPDVPHVAIFDTAFHQTMPEHAYTYPLPHEWYTKYGVRRYGFHGTSHLYVSKRAAVLLGKDPKDCNIITMHIGNGVSHSAIKGGISVDTSMGLTPLEGAMMGTRCGDIDPAIPMFIQQQENLGPKEIDSILNKKSGVLGVTGQYTDRRDVLEGIEKGDERCRLALEIEAYRLKKYIGAYAAAIGGIDAVVFTAGVGEMAWQIREKALEGLEFMGIILDREKNRNTQTRKTENVITTPDSKVKVFVIPTDEELVFTEDVVAILEGTYTDHMRFDYSFCHKEFQRK from the coding sequence ATGGATATTCTGGCTCTCAATTGCGGCAGCTCGTCTGTCAAGTACCAGCTTTTCGACTGGAAACGCGGGGAGGTCATTGCCAAGGGGATGGTAGAGCGTGTCACGGTTGGAGATTCTTTCATCGTCCACGAAGTCCCGGGTCGCGAAACCTATCGTGAAGAATACGAATGTCCCTCGCATGAAACGGCCATTCACCTGATTATCAAAATTCTGGCCGACGCCGAACATGGTGTGGTTAAAGAGATCGACGAAATTTCCGCCGTTGGGCATCGCGTGGTGCATGGCGGCGAAAAATTCACCCGCTCGGTCATGATCGACGACGAAGTTCTGGCCGGCATCAGAGAAGTCCAGCACCTGGCACCGTTGCACAATCCGCCGAATATTGCCGGCATTGAGGCTGCACGCTCTGTTCTGCCCGACGTTCCCCATGTGGCAATTTTCGACACCGCATTTCACCAGACCATGCCGGAGCATGCCTATACCTACCCGCTGCCTCATGAGTGGTACACCAAATACGGGGTACGCCGCTACGGCTTCCACGGCACCAGCCATCTTTATGTCTCAAAGCGCGCGGCGGTGCTGCTGGGCAAAGATCCCAAGGACTGCAATATCATCACCATGCATATCGGCAACGGCGTCAGCCACTCCGCCATTAAAGGCGGCATCTCGGTTGACACATCCATGGGGCTGACGCCGCTGGAAGGTGCCATGATGGGAACCCGCTGTGGCGATATCGATCCCGCTATCCCCATGTTCATTCAGCAGCAGGAGAATCTCGGGCCGAAAGAGATTGACTCCATTCTGAATAAAAAATCAGGGGTTCTCGGAGTCACGGGCCAGTACACTGACCGGCGCGATGTGCTTGAGGGGATCGAGAAAGGCGACGAGCGTTGCCGCCTTGCCCTTGAGATCGAAGCCTACCGTTTGAAGAAATACATCGGCGCCTACGCCGCCGCAATCGGTGGAATTGATGCCGTTGTATTTACCGCCGGTGTCGGCGAGATGGCCTGGCAGATCCGCGAAAAAGCCCTTGAGGGCCTGGAGTTCATGGGGATCATTCTCGACCGGGAGAAGAACCGCAACACCCAGACCCGCAAGACGGAAAACGTTATCACCACTCCTGATTCAAAGGTCAAGGTGTTTGTCATCCCCACCGACGAGGAACTTGTCTTCACCGAGGATGTGGTGGCAATTCTGGAAGGCACCTATACCGATCACATGAGGTTCGACTACAGCTTCTGCCACAAGGAGTTTCAGCGCAAATAA